DNA from Nitrospira sp.:
CGAAATCCCTAGGGAACGTGTTACAAAAGGGCCGTGAGCAACGTCCGGCGCCTCAACAGTTCTCATTAATGGCTGAGATTCAGGGAAAAGAAGTCGCCGCTCATCCTCTGAGACCCACCGTCCTCCCCCCTGCAGGGGGCGGTCTGCCGGTATCCACCCGGCAGCGCTGGACGGTGAGACGCTCCTTCCTCGTCCACACAATCAACGCGCTGGGCGGCACTGTCGGTCAGGCAACATTGGCAAGCCTTGAGGAAGAGGAACTCATAAAGGCGGCACGCCGCCGGGCTGGCCATGACGACTTTGGTGACTCATCCTTTCGAGAACCCCTCCGCCGCCTCGTTTCGTCTTTTCAGGCGGAAGCCCATCTTCACCCTTTAGGGCGACTGACCGTTCGTTCCCAACTGACCATGCTCCTGGTGAACCGCTTGCGGCTGCAGGAAGATCGCAGGCGTCATCCCGGTATCGTTGAGCAGCACATTCGACGACCGATCATCATCACGGGCCTGCCCCGCACCGGGACGACGTTTCTCCATGGCCTGCTGGCCCTTGACCCAGCCAACCGGGTTCCACGCACCTGGGAAACCCTGTACCCCAGCCCGCCGCCGGAGACAGAGACGTACCACGTTGACCGGCGCATTGCCCTGGTTGATCGTCAGCTCCGCTGGTTCCATCGAATGGTTCAGGACGTCAACCGTGTGCATCCCGTCAGTGCAGAGCTTCCCGAGGAGTGTCTCGTGCTCCTTGGCCATTCTTTCATGAGCTACCTGTTCGTGGCGAGCCACCGGCTGCCGTCCTATCTTGACTGGCTTGAATCTCAGGACCTCCGCCCCTCATACGAGATGCACCGTAGATTCTTGCAGCACTTGCAGTGGCGGTGTCCGGGGGAGCGTTGGGTGTTGAAGACGCCGGCTCACATGTTCGATTTCGAGGCGATGTTCGAGACCTACCCTGACGCCTGTGTCGTGATGACACACCGCGACCCCATAGAGGTGATCGCCTCCAACGCCAGTCTGACGGCAACCCTCAAATCTGCCTTCAGCGACGATGTTGATCCTGTTG
Protein-coding regions in this window:
- a CDS encoding sulfotransferase, translating into MAEIQGKEVAAHPLRPTVLPPAGGGLPVSTRQRWTVRRSFLVHTINALGGTVGQATLASLEEEELIKAARRRAGHDDFGDSSFREPLRRLVSSFQAEAHLHPLGRLTVRSQLTMLLVNRLRLQEDRRRHPGIVEQHIRRPIIITGLPRTGTTFLHGLLALDPANRVPRTWETLYPSPPPETETYHVDRRIALVDRQLRWFHRMVQDVNRVHPVSAELPEECLVLLGHSFMSYLFVASHRLPSYLDWLESQDLRPSYEMHRRFLQHLQWRCPGERWVLKTPAHMFDFEAMFETYPDACVVMTHRDPIEVIASNASLTATLKSAFSDDVDPVEVGRECSRRWSEALRRALRSRDRGCVPSERFLDLYYTDLVADPVAAVERVYGHFDLPLSDGLRDKVREFVNRNPRNRFGTHRYTLHDFGLDLQEEEKRYAAYRERFRL